TGACCAGGGCGGCCAGCAGGTTCTTGAGGGCGTTGAGGCGCTGGAGGGTGTCCTGCAGGCTGATGCCGAGCAGGGCGATGAGGATCACCCCCTGGGCGGCCCCGAAGTAGCCCCCGTAGATCCCGGTGGCAAAGACCCCGAGAGGCAGCACCAGGCCGTGCTCGCGGGACCGGCCCACCCGCCCGGCCCGGCCCCGGGCGGCCCGGCGGGCCAGCCGGGGCTGGAGGGCGACCAGGGCGCAGGCCACCAGGATCAGCACGGGCACGACGGCCTCGAACACCTTGCCGGGAAGGGCCAGCAGCAGTAGCCCGCCCGTCAGCCCGCCGGCCACCGCGTAGACGCCCAGCAGCCGCGCCCGCCGGCCCTGGCCCTCCAACTCCCGGCGGTAGCCCACTGTTCCGCTGACCGAGCCCGTCACCAGGCCCAGGGTGTTGGTCACGTTGGCCACCACCGGGCTGTAACCCACGGCCAGCAGCGTGGGGAAGGTGATCAGCGAGCCCGACCCGACGATGGTGTTGACGGTGCCGGCGGCCAAGCCGGCCAGCACCACGGCCAGGGCCTCCAGCGCCGACAACGCCGTCAGCCGGCCAGGACGGCCCGGGCCACGAGGTCGGTGCCGAAGGCGGTGAGGATGGCCAGGTAGAGCAGGCCGGTGGCGGCCATCACGGCCGAGTAAGACCGTTCCCTGAGGGCGGCCCGGGTCACCACGCACAGCACCAGGGTGGAGACGGCACACGCCAGCCAGAACCACCCGAGGGTTCCGTTCCAGCCGTCGTCCACCGCGCCGGTGAAGACCGAGGCCATCCCGGTGGGCCACAGCAGGGCGGCCACCTCCAGGGGCCACACCACGGCCAGCCAGCGCACGAGGTCGAGCAGGGGCTCGCGGCCCAGGCCCGGCTGGACGAGGTACCAGTGGCCCAGCAGCATGGCGTCGGACACGGCCCCCAAGAAGGCGGCGCCGACCACCGTGCGGGCCACGGCCAGGGCCGCCGGGCCACCGGCGTCGAGGCCGGCGACGACCAGAGCGACCAGGCCCACCACCGGGGCCAGCAGGTCGAGCCCCGGCGGGAACTCGGGGCGGTCCGAGCCCGGCCTCCCACCCCCGGCCCCTCCCGGCCGCGGCTTGCGCTCACCGACCATCTCCTCGACGCGGGCCGACCTCCGTCTCCGGCGCTCGCGTTCGCCCGCGACCCCGGCCTTGCGGCGGGCCACCGACACGGCCAGCGCGGCCAGGGCGGCGGCGGCGACGCCCAGGGCCAACACGTCGCGCCCGGCCGACGGTTCCAACAGGCGACCGGCGACCACCGAGAGCACGGCCATGGTCCCGTACACGCCCCGCAGCAGCCACCCGTAGCCGATGCCGACCTGGCGGCGCCTGCTGGTCACCCACAGGAAGAACAGGCCGCCGACGGCCCACTGCAACAGCACGGTGGCGGCGTCGAGGCGGATCACCCGAGCAGTGTCGCACGGCCGCCGGCCAGGTTAGGGCGGGCCGGGCGCGGGGAAGGAGTGGCGGGTCGGCCGGCGGCCCTAAAGGTCCGAGCCCCCCCGGCCGACAACCCCGAGCAAGCAGGACGGCCAGGAAAGGCGTACCGATGAACTCGTACGCAGCAGCAATCGCCCTCCCCGGCGCCATCGCCTTTCTGGCCGCCCTGTTCTGGTCCCGTCCGTGGCTGGTGCGGGCGCACCAGGTGAGGCGCTTCCGCAAG
This region of Actinomycetota bacterium genomic DNA includes:
- a CDS encoding sulfite exporter TauE/SafE family protein, giving the protein MSALEALAVVLAGLAAGTVNTIVGSGSLITFPTLLAVGYSPVVANVTNTLGLVTGSVSGTVGYRRELEGQGRRARLLGVYAVAGGLTGGLLLLALPGKVFEAVVPVLILVACALVALQPRLARRAARGRAGRVGRSREHGLVLPLGVFATGIYGGYFGAAQGVILIALLGISLQDTLQRLNALKNLLAALVNGVAAVLFVFAADIAWGGAALLAVGAVVGGQVGAKVGRRIPPLALRAVIIVVGTAVALRLLLT